AGCTTGTTCGTGAGGAGGCTGCCTGTTTGGTTGCCGAGGCTCAACTTTCCAACACCACCCGTGAAAAGTTCAAGCAAGCCATGACCTTCAACTTGGATGCCCTCCACGAGCATGCCGAGAAGCTCAACCTCATTGCCACCTATGGCAGACATTTGTTGAACTTGATTGACGACACCCCCGTCACTCCCGGTGAGGCTCGTCCTGCCTACGATGGTTATGAGACTTCCCGCCAAATCGTCATGGATGCTGAGCACGCCTTGAGCTCTTGGGTTCCCAGCCAACCCGCCGTCAACTTTGTCAAGCCTCAAATCGAGGATGATGCCCAAAGTGACGCTCGTTCCTGGAACGAGTATGAGGCTCAAGGTGAGCCCGTCCCCGTTGAGCAAGTCACCCACTTACAAGACGACGTTCAATCCGACACTAGCGAGATCATTGAGAACGAGCCTGGCATGCACCCTCATGTCCATGCTGAGCGTATGTCTCGCATTGCTTCTGAGTCTAGCGATGCCGTTCCTCAGCAAACCGCCGTCCAGGttgcttaaaaaaactctttactttttttctatttgtCGTCGTGGAGAGGGAAATTGCAGTGTCAAgcgaaaataaaaaagaaatttcttgAAAGCTTATCGTAATCCCATTTGGGCTTTTTCGTgactttttcctttttggaTGGATTGATGATCCCAGAAACAATCGTTACTGACAAACGATAATGGGTTTATGATATTCTTCCTTCGTTTGTCGACTCTTTTTTACTACTCTTTTCCCCAGGTCCTTGTTTGGtcataatttattttctttattaaagaataaTTGTATGTGTCATCTGGTTCCtttctctcttttcttttgtcaTAGAAGGAAGAAGGAAGGTGGTGTATGATTGAATTGCTTCGACGAAATTGgcgtttaaaaaaaaagacaggCTAAAGGCATTGCAAATTCCACACCTCtcgttttttataaagagttatgaaaaaatgatgcGGACGGATAAAAGTTTGTTGAAGGTGTGGTGGTATCTATCTATCTATCTATCTATATTCCCTTTGTGGACGGAATAGAGAAAGATTTGTTTGATTGAATGAAAGGGGTTAAAAAAACGtcaaaagttttcaatATTTGTTGGTTGTGTTTTTGTTATCcatggaaaaaaaattttttaaactgtctttttttctcccctttttccttttattttattttattacaatCGTGGATATATGTTGCTTTGAGAATTCAATCGACCGAGAGTTTGAttggtttatttttttcgtcAGTGACAGGTATGAGCTGAAAGAAAACTTAATTTAATAAGCTGGCGTGCGCGAAGGAGAGCATGTTAGACGGAAACCCTAGTTTGCTCATAGCTAAGAAACTGTTCAATTTTTACATAGTTATTATAAGGCGGAGATGTCgcaattattttattattataccttttattataattattattttatttgtttttatatgTTGCTGCTATTGCTATCggaggaagaaaaagactCTAGACTGGCTTGGCTTGGCTGGCTGGTGGTGTGAGAGGgggaatttgaagaaagtgtgttttgcttttagTGGGTTTAGCGTAGCTATTATTTTGTTGGTAGTATGATGGATATTTGTGCCAGCTTGGCTAGTCTTTTGCACGTGAAGGATGATGTACTTCGTTGCAAAgagcctttttttttctttttgaggTAGGTAGATTTGATTAATCTTGAGAATAAGAAACCATAATATGATTGAGAAAAGATGGAAGGCGAGATGGGTAAATTGCAAGGGTAGAATAGTAAAGTGTATTATGAGTTGGAAGTTAGTTAGtatgttattattattaagaAGTAATTATTAGAATTAGCAATGCAAGTAGTAGGAATCGATGTATTAGGAGGAGCAGAATTAGGAGTAATAAGCGAATACTTTAGAAGAGGAGTCAATGTcgaaaaaagagaaaacaagGTAAATTATTAACGCCTTTccaaaattattgttttacttttaatttagTTATACCAGAATTGAATCGAAGCTTATGCTACACTTGTGTAAAATGAATCCCAATGTGAATAAAtcgtttttttcaatttagtGGGCAAATGCAACAAGGAGCTGGAGAGTAAACTCAACGTAAATGAGTATGAATCACTTGATGTATGTCAtctgatgaagaaataagTAGACAAAGTCGGGAAAGTCAGTCATTAGCAATGACTGTTATCTTgaccatttttttatttgactCAGCCTTCCAGCAATGATGAAGCGATCGAAGTGGCAATGATTGAAAGATTTATAGAGTAGCGATAAACTTTTGTGAtgagaaaaattattgcGAAAATGAGAATTCCGATCCGACTTTAGGTCGAAAGATTTGGAATGAAATTGTTAGACTAACTAACTAGTTGACTGACCTTTGTTAATACAAACAAGATGATTTAAATGCTATGCCATGTTATGCGATGCAATGAAATACACTATACAATATAATACCATACAATACAATGCGATTTTGATGGGATGCGATGGGATGCGATGGGATGTGATATGATGATGATTGTGACTAGATTACTTTTTAGCATCATCTAGGCGACACCAACTCGCATCGAATATTGTGATGTGCGAGGGATTTTccttaaatattataaagtACTGGAAGGAATTCCAATGAAATACGTAATAGGGAATGGCTGATCTCATGGAATCGGTCGCGTCGCGTCGCGTCGTGTTGCATTCGCATAACGTAACGTAAATCGTAAGGAGATTCAGGAGTTTTTCTTGCGAAATGCGCAAAATTACGTAATGGTAAAATAATGATGAAATAACGAGGCTGGATttttatgaagaaaaatctaATCTGATTGTAGCTTAGATGTCAACTTGACATTTCACACTTTTTGAGAGTTGCCTGTTGGACACTGAGTGCGACTGAGTAACGTTGACATAGACATTTTTTATGTAAAAGTATTTCACCAGTATGAGAAGTGAGATCTGGACTGAGACTGAGCTGGACCGTTGCTGTGTCGCTGGGCTGGGTAAACAGAAGAAAGAGATATGACAAGGAGGTGAAACTTTGGATTCACTTGGTATGCTATGAATGATGAAAAGATGAATGAAGCtttagttaataaaaataaagatgcaaaagaacaaaagaaatgaaggTAATTTGGTTGGCTTTTACAATAGTACCCCCAGAATATGGAGAAAAAAGTGGAAAAGCaagcaaaaattgaaaaaaatttgacttTTAGAATATTTGGCACTTTAAGAACCTGCTCAGCTTTAAAACATGAATAATTAGTTAAAATGCTAAataattcttctttctatTTAATCATCTGGATATTTATGTGCGTTCTTGTTTATACATTTCTCGAGCTGTACCGCTATGCAACGTGCGCCTTTAATGGGTTATACCATGGCACTTTAAACTAGTTTGGTATCCAAGTGCTGTCTCGCACGCAGAGATACGCAAAATGCTGTTTAGACCGCAACGCATAACTGTGTATTACACGCAAAGCTATCACACTGCGGTACGTTATATTAAACGTAGTACCATGCAATGTGTTATCACGTTGTACGGTATTTCCATCATTTTGCTGCTGAAATCTGTTAACTCAAATTGGCAATTCGtttaattgctttaaaaataatacgGCGTTTGAGAAATAGTACGCTATCGTTTAGTCGGGTAGTCAAATCGTCAACAAGAGTGAAATTTGGAAGAATAACATGATTTTGTCCCTCTTCAGACATGGTCTTTCTGTAAATAAGTTGATACACATGGCATGAGAAGAAATGAATATCTTAAATTCGGATACCTTTTTTTACGAAGGATTTTCCCACtaacttttgaaatattttagaTTTGGTATAGAATTGCCCATCGTCTAACTAGCTTTCCATGCTCATACAAtagttttttgaaaggtGAGGTGAAAACTgtacaaaacaaattttggAACAGAAGAGTTCAATGAAAAACTCATTTTCGCTTATACTCTTTCTTGTTGAAATCTTTTCCTCctattattgatttttgttCGATTCTCATGGACTTGGTAATGTTGCACTCCTATCCACAACCGATCATATGAGTATTGAGTCTGTTTTGCATACACCAACACCTTTCGCCAAATAATTCCCATTTCGTTTTTAGTCTCTgctcaaaacaaaaagacaACATTCTAAAAGAATCCCATTGCATTCATCTCCCcattcatcttcatctaTGATAGAGGACCATGTATTCATTCAATGTCTTGTGcgataaaattaaagcttttcattaaatcCTCCTTCATTTAGCATCATCAGCTCTAATCGttcctttctcttttttcctATTGCCCGTTCATCCATCCTAGTATTTTTGGCTTGTTTACACTGACACATGTGACGCGACAGCCAAACGAATACCGCGACACGTTATTTTTCCTTATAGTACCCTTTTTCTCACGACAAGCTCTTCTCGTAATCGAAACAATACCACCATCACTCTGCCTcggttttttatttttgcgTGCAAATCTTCATCATCGATAGACTCTCGATATTCTGGATTAAAGAGAGGGGTCTCCCCCTCTCCACCTCGTATACAGAAACCGCAATACGGGACCCAATGTTGGGTCTCACAATTTTACAAAGCTGACGTCGGATGGCAGAGGAACCCACGACTTACCTTTAGCCAAACACCCTGGTACGCTAGTGAAAAGACCGTATTTTGGAGAGGTAAAAGGGCCAAAGAGATCCttggaaatgaaattaaaggTCAGTATTGGCTGCGATGCACAGCACACACAGATTGCTTGGGTGAATTATGAAGGGCGGCCTACTGAAGTCGATGGCCCGTTATGGGTTGGTAGAATCCTCGTTCGCGTACGCGATTTCGATGGTTTTACTCCTGACGGTAGCCCTCCAAAGAGAGATTCCGAGTATTTTCGAGGTCGCTCACGAAAGTTTCAAATACAAGCTGAAGGCCGATTCAAAAAGGAATACAATGGAGATCAAGTCATTTATGGCACACAGTTCGACCATATGATCTCTACCTTCCCAGAaagtaagttttttaaaagcataTTCTTTAgttttcttcttcgttTTATCTCATTtcgtctttttttttccgcGGTGCTTAATGCTAATTCCTTTTCACTAGGTGCTTTCCGAGCTGGTATGCGGATTGCCAAATATATTGACCCTGCTGTGTATTATGATAAATATGCCAGATCCCCGTATATCATGTCACCGTAAGTATTGATGCTCGTCTGTTGGATATGCATAATAGAAAGGGtcgaaaatttttacaatctGGGCATTGCCTGAAAACAAAGGtttattgaaaacaaaagaccGAATTTAGGCATCTTGATTATTcgctttctttctttcttttttttatttttcttataattttttaatcacCCCATCGGTTTGCTTCCACTACCTCTTGAGTTCCTGATTCAAATCATATagtctttttgttttctggCCTTATCGATTGCAAGGTTTTCCATTATCCTCTCagattatctttttttttaaaacacgATTTTTAACCTTTTGACTTAGATTCGTCGCTTGTGTGAATACACTCTCTGCATGGCCGGCTCCATCGCGTCTTGAAGATGCTGTTATTTCATTAGTGGAAGCTGATTCTCAGGAATCAGACACTGAATCGTTACCTGAAATTAACGACTCCTCGGATGTCAGTTTATCAGACCTTCCCTCTACCAACGTTACTCCCAAGAAAACCACGACACAAATAGATGTTCAAACAAATATTGTTACTCCGCCAATTACTGTTACAGCAGTACCCGACTCTCCAAATCCCCCTGCTGCTACCCCCGCTACCGTTGCAGATAATGATGATCTTAGTATAGTATCCTCTGATTCTGGAAATACCACTGCACCTCGAAAAAATAGACACCGGTATTGGAGTTTTGCTGGATTTAGCGATAGCACACGGTTTTCACATTTAAACGTTCCGGCTGCAATACCGGATGCTCCATCAGTTAAGACTGAAACTTCCCAAAACGTGTCTCAATTATCTGTAAAATCTGCAGCTACTTCTCTAGCTCCTGTGGAGGATGATGAAGACGATGAGCTTTTATTACATCGTCACATTACCAATAAACATAAggattttaatttacatGTCAAGCAGCTAGGATTGCTTCACAAACCTAGTTTGGACCTGGAAGAGGGTTATATAATGGATGAGAATTATGGAAAGGACGTGTACAAGCATGGTATTTCCAATGTTCCTGATGAcgaaaatgaagatgacTTGCAACGTTACTTTACTGCTTTAGAAATGCAACAGGATCAAAAGGAACAGCATAAGAAATCTAAAAACAAAGACCCGTTTCGTAAAATTACACATCCTTCTTTACATCTTGGAAAATTTTCCACGCCCAAACTAATAAAACGTATGTCCCTTCgctcaaaaaaaagtttaagaAACGATTCGAAATCGGATGACGTCGGTAATTCTACTCATCGATTTTCTACCGCTAGTGCAGCATCCACGTCTGCTGtaaaaactgaaaaagaaaagaaaatgtcgGCGCCACGTCGCTCTcttgataaattaattcGCATAGGTTCTTTACACCGTCaccatcatcatcatcacaAAACCGACCTAATTGAATCTGACTCTGGAATTGAAGCCAGTGAAAGTAACCGTCGTAAATCtgacattttttctttttctggAAGAAACTCATTTTCCGTTTCTCGTCCTTCCTCTTCTCATTCCACGTTGTCATATGCCAATGATTCAGCATCATCTGCTGTTAACGTGGCTGGAGAGACTGGGTCGTTACCTCCGCTACGTGAACAAACATCTATAACCAGCGGTGTCCCACCTTCTAATAGGCTTAAAAAACACGTTTCAACACCTGAAAAGATTGTTGAGGAGCGATCGATTGATGAAGTATCACAATCTAATACTCCTTCTTCAAAACAATTGCCTCAATCTGTTGACGGAAAGACTGTTACCGCGAATGCTAATAGTACCACCGTCGCAAAGCAACCCACGTCTAATGTGGCGTTGACGAGGCCAAAGCCCGTGCGGACGGCTACTAGTCAATCAAAAATACCGAAACCTGTTAAACACATCCCTTCTGATTCAAATAATCTCGATCCACAACTTGGACCTTGGAGATTCGCCAATCCCAAAGTGGATCCTATAGAAGACAAttcgtttatttttggtGAACACAAGTCAGTAAAGGAAAGACGAAAGTACTTTTCAAGCTCCAAATTTTGTCGagaaaatttcttttacgATAAAGATGTAGTTTATTGCATGAGTTTCTTTTCCCCTCATATGGATTTTAATACCTTTAATTTGAATATCGGACCCATTCGGCTCAATGTTTATAAGCATTTGAACTCTGATGGTCATCAGCCAATCCGATATATGATGCGTGAAACCGATGATGAAGATGCTGTTATGTTTGTTGTCGAGTTTGACCTCCTCGAAGATGATGATGAGACAGTTCTTGCCGAGCAGGCTAAGGAGcgtgaaagaagaaaacaaacTTAACGATTATTTAGGCCtgttttttgttctttagACTTTAATGGCGGTTTGTCTTGTATCGTCGAATACTGCTCTTTTTTGTGCTCTCTATAATGACTTTATGTTTCGGTACGCGACACTCTCTTTTAACTGTATAAATGGAAATTAGAGATTATGTTGCcgtaaataaaatatgaaatGAGTTCGACTAGccatttaattattatcCTGGAAGGTTTTCTTTACATGGTAAATGATTTCgcttatctttttttaatagcaGGTGTTCAGTGTCAATATTTACGTTCCATCCTTCCGAAGCTATCATCGTTCCTTTTATATGGCCTAGTCGGCTTTCTAAtgcatttttgtttatatgCTTCTTTCAATACTTTATCTGTGTTTGTTCTTATGGACCCATTAgacatcattttttttaatatgatTTGCTGTAAGTCGgctttttgtcttttttctcttacCTATACATGTATAACCTTTATAAATGATTGTAGTTAATTAATTCGACCTTActctttctttcattttctttttttgaaagtaaGTAGTACAACTTCATTTACCATTTGCAAATCTACGTGGTATATAATACATATCTACTGACTTGCGTGTAAAATGAGCAAAATTGTCTTTACATAGCTACGCAGTCGCTACAGAACAATGTTTTTTGACATACACTATAGATGCAgactaaaaaattttagcagaaaacaaattcagATAAACCTAAAGTTATGTAAGTTACtgtcaaaatttttaaaagttcaGTTAAGATTATTCCTTTTCCCTAATTTATGTTTTGTTAAAACTCTATGTTTGATGCATTTAAAACAAGAAGCCTATTGAACAGCGAAATATTAAGTTAATTGAAACATTAAAACATGAAAGATGCTGTTTCCAACGGATCTTAAAAACACGATTATACTAAAGAGATCAGCAGAAATAGTTGCCACGAGACAATAGGGAACATTTTCCGACTTAATATCACAGCCTTTATAATTCACAATATTTCAGTTAATGAACTACCGGTCTTTCGGTGAGTGTGCTGCTACGAGACGATGTATCGTCATAATCATACTCCCGCTCCTGGTTATTCACACTAGGTGCAGTAGAACCACCAACATTATTTATACTGGGGGCCGTCACTAACGAAAATGACGAGACGGCATCGTCACTAAAGCTTGGAGGGACCCTGGGTGAGTCAACAGACTTCCTGACGTTTGAAAGAGATGGTGCATCAGTATCATGATGTACAGCATTGCCGTCCTGTGGAAGCAACGTGGAAGGCAAATTTTGAGCTTCAGAAATAACTGTAGTAGTATGTGTCATATCAATGGGAGCATCGCTATGGACAAATCGACTAGGATTTTCAGCATTCTCTAAGGGCACATCATTATGAACAAAACGATCTTCACCATCTTGAACTTTAGTGGGGTCGTATGCAAGGGCAGAATCATCAACATCAGTTAATTTAGGGGCGTTCAATTGCAGAGGGGAAGCGGCAGCATTAGTAGGTTCGACAACTTCCGGTGCAAGATTGACGGGTTTCTCAAGAGGTGCTGGTGTTACAGGCGTGCGAGCGGGTGTTAAGTCCGAGTTTTCGTACATCTTTGGTTCAGGCTTAGGGAGGGCAGTAATATTAGCGTCGTTTTCTGAAGGCTGTGAAGAAGAAGTTCCTCGTTGTTGTTCTAAGTCGGACGTTTTAGGAAGTGATTTTTGATTCTTGGCGACATGAAGGTAGTGACCATACATATACATATGTAAAAATGCGATCCATGGTGTCAAAACGAAACCTTCACCACCACCAAAAATCAGCTTGAACACTTGAGGTGCCGgataattattaaaataataatcatTGCCTTCATGTCTACCAGGAGCGCAAAGGATACCGACGGTGGCTGGCCAAAACAGGAACCATAAGGGAACTGACCATACTAAGCCGCGTAATCCGACAAAGACGAGCCACTCCATCCAGCGAAAAACAATAAACTTAAAGTGGTATCTAGGCTTGGCACGAAGCACTTCCCTAAGCAAAAAGTTTTCCGGCCACCACCCAAAGTAAATAGGCTTTACAAGTCCGGAACGTAAATCACCCTGTACCAAAATTGACTCAACCCAGTACGTGACAATAGCTTGAACGAAATTGGTTACAGCGGCATCACCAGAGAGTGTATCGGGAAGACGCCAAAGACGGACGGAAGTCTCGGTCTTCTTATACATACCATATGCAATGGCAAACTCAATACCTCCCGTGATAATAAAGGAACCACATGCAACAATGATTAAATAAACTATACGAGGAACATGAATGTTATGTCtgtaaaagaaagaatctTCATTGATGGATAATCCCTCATCAAAAGGCTGACGACCACGATTAATGTGAAGCAAATCAATGTCCGAAGTATTCTTAACAGTAggcttctttttgttgGAAAAGTATTTCTTCCAGTAGTCGGAAGTAAAGACGGCAGGCGCCATTCGGAGGAAATTAGTGACGAATTACTTACTTCCGGTGAATATTAAGTAAACAGCAGGCAACGAGATCGTAAAGAACAGATATGTTTTAAACGACAAGAATAAGTTGAAGATCGAATGAACACAACTTGGgaagataaaaaatcacGTAAATAGAAGTTAATTTTGCGGAATATCTTCAATTAACAGACACAGATGGTCCGGTTTTGTTTGAGATAGATGCagatgaaattaaataaaaagtaaattttcagtaatagcaaaaaaattttgaggATATTTTTGCctttggtaaaaaaaagaatgatatACAGtgagaaatgaaaatttttcaagttttcaTACACGTATGTACGTTCTTCCAATATTAAGAAAGCGAAACAGAAAATGTCGTTTTAAAATGGATTAAATCGAACAGATTACTAAGAAACTGATGTGGGCTTATTTTTCCAATAGAAAAAGCAAGACAAAACGACCGGGTTTTCCtctgtttgaaaaaaatttcttctcGATCAAACTATACGGAGAAAACGAAAGAAGCCGAGTACGAGATGATTAAGACAGCTGCAGAGTTAGATGATAAAAAGATTGCAACAAATCGCACACAGTAATAACAGGGCTTGAAGGTAGAAGAAATTGGTTATAGCAAcccgaaaaaaaaagcggAATAACGATCACACGGCACACAATAGAACGAAATTATAGGGGAGCAAAGCAGAGTAGGGCAAAGCAAATCACGTAAATACGTCGacaaatattattataaagtgtaaaaaagatttaacaATATTGAGAAGACAGATGTGCAGGCATATAAACGAGAAAGgcgaaagaaaaaagaattagttCGTAAAATCAATCAATAGAAAGACTTTTTTTCGAACAAGTATTATATTGCTCACAAAATCAAACGTTCAAACAAGAACAAGGGAAATTAACAGAAAACGAAAACAAACagataataaattaattaaaaaatagtaaGTGTGAAGGGGTAGAGTAGGTTTTTGTACACAGACGTTCCCAAACCACCGTTCTCCAATAAAAATCcaaggataaaaaaattgcaaatgAAGCCGGAACGGATTCTACAAAcagatgaagaagagaaaacaaCTTCAACAGTGTAAACGATAGGAAATAAACCTTATGGAAGAACTTGGTACGCCAAAGCAAACTATATGAAGCCTCAGTCCGCTTCTTTTACACTCAGGTATAATCCGTAAACAAGTCGCAAAACGCTCCGAAAAAAAACTTCAGAGGAAGCAAACTTCAACAGAATTAAAGAACCACCCAAATCACCTGAAAGCTTTCAGTTTCCACGTCTAAACGACaaattttcgaaatttAAAACGACAAGTCCCTTGTTGTGTGTTTGGGGGACGGATGAAGCGTAAGCACATGCTACGTTATGTTTTCTTCATGATCCCATACTCAAACTCGGCAATGACTGTCCTGTGATGTCATAAATAACGATTTTGTTCGTAGTATATAATACCCTACCGTAATGTACCGCTCTCATCTCCCGGAGTGCGTTATTTCCTGACCTCGTGCCCCAGACAACCATCGCTCGGAAGCGTCAGGGGTCTTGAACGAGTCCACGTAACCGAGCCGGGGCATCCTCCATGTGGGTAACGTGTCACCTGCTCAAGAGAGAGAAAGACgagatgaagaaaaaatggagaGAATGGGCAAAGGAGGTATGCCAATTTGGAAAGCGAATTTTGTGCATTTCAATTACTGATGCGGCACTCGTAAACCTAGAGGTCCTTGagccaaaaaatt
Above is a genomic segment from Schizosaccharomyces pombe strain 972h- genome assembly, chromosome: III containing:
- the pil1 gene encoding lipid binding protein Pil1, with protein sequence MMNRAYSLRNSRAPTASQLLNPPPPSSSTRSGRLFAPLSHTMRINHAATFTPDLAKRLAVLVKMEKNVMRSMEVTIRGRRDCARQLSYWGEDCDDDISDVTDKLGVLFYEMAELENYLIDRYDQYRMTLKSIRNIESSVQPSREKKQKLLDQIYALKHKDPESPRLVTMEQELVREEAACLVAEAQLSNTTREKFKQAMTFNLDALHEHAEKLNLIATYGRHLLNLIDDTPVTPGEARPAYDGYETSRQIVMDAEHALSSWVPSQPAVNFVKPQIEDDAQSDARSWNEYEAQGEPVPVEQVTHLQDDVQSDTSEIIENEPGMHPHVHAERMSRIASESSDAVPQQTAVQVA
- the duc1 gene encoding protein duc1 — translated: MKLKVSIGCDAQHTQIAWVNYEGRPTEVDGPLWVGRILVRVRDFDGFTPDGSPPKRDSEYFRGRSRKFQIQAEGRFKKEYNGDQVIYGTQFDHMISTFPESAFRAGMRIAKYIDPAVYYDKYARSPYIMSPFVACVNTLSAWPAPSRLEDAVISLVEADSQESDTESLPEINDSSDVSLSDLPSTNVTPKKTTTQIDVQTNIVTPPITVTAVPDSPNPPAATPATVADNDDLSIVSSDSGNTTAPRKNRHRYWSFAGFSDSTRFSHLNVPAAIPDAPSVKTETSQNVSQLSVKSAATSLAPVEDDEDDELLLHRHITNKHKDFNLHVKQLGLLHKPSLDLEEGYIMDENYGKDVYKHGISNVPDDENEDDLQRYFTALEMQQDQKEQHKKSKNKDPFRKITHPSLHLGKFSTPKLIKRMSLRSKKSLRNDSKSDDVGNSTHRFSTASAASTSAVKTEKEKKMSAPRRSLDKLIRIGSLHRHHHHHHKTDLIESDSGIEASESNRRKSDIFSFSGRNSFSVSRPSSSHSTLSYANDSASSAVNVAGETGSLPPLREQTSITSGVPPSNRLKKHVSTPEKIVEERSIDEVSQSNTPSSKQLPQSVDGKTVTANANSTTVAKQPTSNVALTRPKPVRTATSQSKIPKPVKHIPSDSNNLDPQLGPWRFANPKVDPIEDNSFIFGEHKSVKERRKYFSSSKFCRENFFYDKDVVYCMSFFSPHMDFNTFNLNIGPIRLNVYKHLNSDGHQPIRYMMRETDDEDAVMFVVEFDLLEDDDETVLAEQAKERERRKQT